One genomic window of Leptospira brenneri includes the following:
- a CDS encoding outer membrane beta-barrel protein, protein MRNKYTLLATSVALLVSTSLLAQGETKEKAWYDKINISGYVDVFYMYTANNVEGAKRDASGTFNTQNKQFGVAAAALDLQKLADKDSPWGFRTVFQNGQNNVYQEAPYNQTNGTVNMNMLQQAYVSFYFPVLKGMTVDMGKMATHIGYEVLESKDNPTYTIGYIFFNTIPFINTGARANLAVTDKLNLGFYLYNSVGGTGSDISRVNNGNMSVYQDGINKNKAVGTQVSYDLISDKLKVTWNTLYGVDVTYARPSNGDYWMNEVYGTPINARRASYQNDYWMINNVIVNFTPNDKTLVSFDYTQGDKSGAAATLTDPTTQVDVDGNKVSLTRDDSNAKRTYKTYGLWFRYKFTDKWALAGRYERIDDSRNGGPLGVSNNTAGRYDLQYMGSLGYNTTKYYLGSAETFTITPTYYYGDNIIIKVDLRRDQAKGQVFTDERGQPQTYQNGVTLGIVATF, encoded by the coding sequence ATGAGAAATAAATATACTCTTCTCGCAACTTCGGTTGCCCTTCTCGTTTCAACTTCACTTTTGGCTCAAGGTGAGACAAAGGAAAAAGCTTGGTACGATAAGATCAACATTTCCGGTTACGTAGATGTATTCTATATGTATACTGCGAACAATGTGGAAGGCGCGAAACGTGATGCTTCAGGAACTTTCAACACGCAAAACAAACAGTTTGGTGTAGCAGCGGCGGCACTTGACTTGCAAAAACTTGCGGACAAAGATAGTCCTTGGGGTTTTAGAACTGTTTTCCAAAACGGTCAAAACAACGTATATCAAGAAGCACCTTATAACCAAACAAACGGAACTGTAAACATGAACATGCTCCAACAAGCATATGTTTCATTTTACTTCCCAGTGTTAAAAGGTATGACTGTGGATATGGGTAAAATGGCCACTCACATTGGTTATGAAGTTTTGGAATCAAAAGATAACCCAACATACACGATAGGTTACATATTCTTTAACACAATCCCCTTCATCAACACTGGTGCTAGAGCAAACTTAGCTGTTACAGATAAGTTGAACTTAGGTTTCTATCTATACAATAGTGTGGGTGGAACAGGTTCCGATATTTCCCGTGTAAATAACGGAAACATGTCTGTTTACCAAGATGGTATTAACAAAAACAAGGCAGTAGGAACTCAAGTTTCTTATGACCTTATTTCTGATAAACTAAAAGTAACTTGGAACACTCTTTACGGTGTAGATGTTACTTACGCAAGACCATCCAATGGCGACTACTGGATGAACGAAGTTTATGGAACACCAATCAACGCAAGACGTGCTAGTTACCAAAATGACTATTGGATGATTAACAACGTAATCGTGAACTTCACTCCAAACGACAAAACTCTCGTATCATTTGACTATACTCAAGGTGATAAGAGTGGAGCAGCAGCTACTTTGACTGACCCAACAACTCAAGTTGATGTTGACGGAAACAAGGTATCTTTAACACGTGATGACAGTAATGCAAAAAGAACTTACAAAACTTACGGTTTGTGGTTCCGATATAAGTTTACTGACAAGTGGGCACTTGCTGGTCGTTACGAAAGAATCGACGATTCCAGAAACGGTGGTCCACTCGGAGTTAGCAATAACACAGCCGGAAGATATGATCTTCAATACATGGGTAGCCTTGGTTACAACACAACCAAATACTACTTAGGAAGTGCTGAAACTTTCACAATTACACCGACTTACTACTACGGAGACAACATTATCATTAAAGTTGACCTCAGAAGAGACCAAGCAAAAGGTCAAGTTTTCACCGACGAAAGAGGACAACCTCAAACGTACCAAAATGGTGTGACTTTAGGTATTGTTGCAACATTCTAA
- a CDS encoding CCA tRNA nucleotidyltransferase → MPIDIPSLVPSKYLTHLLQIDSTLKDAGFECYLVGGSVRDLVMGKIPKEYDLTTNAEPKQVKRLFRTVIDTGIEHGTVTVVLDKINYEITTYRIDKDYTDGRRPDHVEFGTTLSEDLKRRDFTMNALAFDLKTGLLVDEHFGLKDIEQKIIRTIGNPIKRFTEDGLRPIRALRFASTLDFEIEPETKKAIHETKHITKKISLERFQDEVLKSLLGFKPSRMIELLAEESIFQIFLPNLPTKISPRKEILEKLDRTTKELTGLQLAFAFYALLGEITSKDLEIILRTLKFSGQNTKDCILFFEILSKWEKNKKQNGIDLSVLKKEYLAPVKRHFQTRFPVDTKFIQKLNSIFESNITVLVEIWEENPPLLLSDLKLNGNHLAESFPDLPKTSYGTILTQLLDLVLHSPKENEYSRLLHHSAQFISKMVN, encoded by the coding sequence TTGCCAATAGACATTCCCTCTTTAGTTCCTAGTAAATACCTAACCCATCTACTTCAAATTGATTCCACGTTGAAAGACGCGGGGTTTGAGTGTTATCTTGTTGGGGGATCTGTCCGTGATTTAGTTATGGGTAAAATTCCCAAAGAATATGATTTAACAACCAACGCGGAACCCAAACAAGTCAAACGATTGTTCCGAACCGTTATTGATACAGGCATCGAACATGGAACAGTAACGGTTGTTTTAGATAAAATCAATTATGAAATTACTACTTATCGCATAGATAAAGATTATACAGATGGAAGACGCCCGGACCACGTAGAATTTGGAACAACATTATCTGAAGACCTAAAACGAAGGGATTTTACGATGAATGCACTAGCATTCGATTTAAAAACAGGACTTCTTGTAGATGAACATTTTGGATTAAAGGATATAGAACAAAAAATCATTCGTACAATTGGTAATCCGATCAAACGATTCACTGAAGATGGATTACGCCCTATCCGGGCATTAAGATTTGCGAGTACTTTAGATTTTGAAATCGAACCTGAAACAAAAAAAGCAATTCATGAAACAAAACACATCACTAAAAAAATATCCTTAGAGCGTTTCCAAGACGAAGTATTAAAATCCCTTTTAGGTTTCAAACCTTCTCGAATGATTGAACTTCTTGCCGAAGAATCGATCTTTCAAATTTTTCTACCAAACCTACCCACTAAAATTTCTCCTAGGAAAGAGATTCTAGAGAAACTAGATAGGACAACAAAAGAATTAACGGGGCTGCAATTGGCTTTTGCATTTTATGCACTACTCGGTGAAATCACGTCAAAGGATTTAGAAATCATCTTAAGAACATTAAAATTCTCTGGCCAAAATACAAAAGATTGTATCCTGTTCTTTGAGATTTTATCCAAATGGGAAAAAAATAAAAAACAAAACGGTATCGACCTTTCTGTTTTAAAAAAAGAATACCTAGCTCCCGTTAAACGACATTTTCAAACCCGTTTTCCTGTTGATACCAAGTTCATCCAAAAACTAAACAGTATTTTTGAATCGAATATTACCGTGTTAGTCGAAATTTGGGAAGAAAATCCCCCGCTTCTCCTAAGCGATCTGAAACTCAATGGGAACCACCTCGCTGAATCTTTCCCAGACCTACCCAAAACCAGCTATGGAACCATCCTAACCCAACTTTTAGATCTTGTCCTACACTCGCCTAAAGAAAATGAATATTCTAGACTATTGCATCACTCTGCCCAATTTATAAGCAAAATGGTCAATTAA
- a CDS encoding Fur family transcriptional regulator: MAGDPSQILKKIGLKVTKNREQVLSILQGSPRPLNHQEIMEKLPKEESWDRVTIYRALSDLEEKNMLNSLHSTDRVTYFELKSDGNHTVSKAHGHLICNNCGKIECIDDPWNGIPSTKQLKGFSTESVEIVFRGKCRNCQ; the protein is encoded by the coding sequence ATGGCTGGCGATCCTTCTCAAATTCTAAAAAAAATCGGACTTAAGGTAACAAAAAACCGTGAACAGGTTCTGTCAATTCTGCAGGGCTCGCCAAGACCACTCAACCACCAGGAAATTATGGAAAAACTCCCGAAAGAAGAATCTTGGGATCGAGTGACCATTTACAGAGCCTTATCCGATTTAGAAGAAAAAAACATGCTCAACTCGCTTCACTCAACAGATCGGGTCACCTATTTTGAGTTAAAGTCTGACGGGAACCATACGGTTTCAAAGGCTCATGGCCACCTCATCTGTAATAACTGTGGTAAAATTGAATGTATTGATGATCCTTGGAATGGAATTCCGTCCACCAAACAACTAAAAGGTTTTTCTACAGAATCCGTTGAAATTGTTTTTAGAGGCAAATGTAGAAATTGCCAATAG
- a CDS encoding ribonuclease HI family protein, translating to MSTKDTTFIYCDGSSRGNPGPAAIGVSFQNNDGIEFFFLSEKIGNATNNVAEWQALYRGMEEAIKQNLQKIRFRLDSELVVKQMKGEYKVKNKDLLVFKNKCESLKTSFQNFEIQYIPREQNSRADQLANLAQDAKG from the coding sequence ATGTCCACTAAAGATACAACTTTCATTTATTGTGATGGTAGTTCCCGAGGAAATCCTGGTCCCGCTGCCATTGGTGTTTCCTTCCAAAACAATGATGGAATCGAATTCTTCTTTCTATCTGAAAAAATTGGAAATGCTACCAACAATGTAGCGGAATGGCAAGCTTTATATCGAGGAATGGAAGAAGCTATCAAACAAAATTTGCAAAAAATTAGATTTCGATTGGACTCCGAACTTGTCGTCAAACAGATGAAAGGTGAATACAAAGTTAAAAACAAAGATCTCCTTGTTTTTAAAAATAAATGTGAATCACTCAAAACCTCCTTTCAAAATTTTGAAATCCAATATATCCCACGTGAACAAAACTCTAGAGCTGACCAACTCGCAAATTTAGCTCAAGATGCAAAGGGCTAA
- a CDS encoding class I SAM-dependent methyltransferase — MTERGFGALTMFENRLRKLKKEREKWAKRESITSYRIYSEDIPQIPFILDRYPNGLVLYDKSSVRFQLEEGHDERFDRIAGIVRDVFQIPDEQLFLKHRKKQKGAEQYDKFAIEGNFEWVKESNLDFRINLSDYLDTGLFLDHRITRDWIRKAAKGKSVLNLFSYTGAFSVYAASGGASKTKSVDLSKTYCDWASKNLEQNGFKRTNHQIVNADILQWVEEETKNLSRERYDLIFLDPPTFSNSKKMFEEWDVQTKHRNLLLLLLTKFLTDNGEIWFSTNFRKFKMEIADEEWNQRGYQCINKTKESIPADFRDEKIHQLFLIQPEPTS; from the coding sequence ATGACCGAACGGGGATTTGGTGCCCTAACCATGTTTGAAAATCGCCTCCGCAAATTAAAGAAGGAACGCGAAAAATGGGCCAAACGCGAATCGATAACATCTTACCGAATTTATTCGGAAGACATCCCACAAATTCCATTCATCTTGGATCGTTACCCCAATGGTTTGGTTTTGTATGATAAAAGTTCTGTACGTTTTCAATTAGAAGAAGGTCACGATGAAAGATTTGATCGAATCGCGGGCATCGTTAGAGATGTTTTCCAAATCCCAGACGAACAACTATTTTTAAAACATCGTAAAAAACAAAAAGGAGCAGAGCAATACGATAAGTTCGCAATTGAAGGGAACTTTGAGTGGGTAAAAGAATCCAATTTGGATTTTCGAATCAATCTTTCTGATTATTTAGATACGGGACTATTTCTAGATCATCGAATTACAAGAGATTGGATTCGAAAGGCCGCTAAAGGAAAATCTGTTTTAAATTTATTCTCTTACACGGGAGCGTTTTCCGTTTATGCAGCGTCAGGTGGTGCCTCAAAAACAAAAAGTGTCGATCTTTCGAAAACCTATTGTGATTGGGCCTCTAAAAATTTGGAACAGAATGGTTTTAAAAGGACCAATCATCAAATTGTTAATGCTGACATTTTACAATGGGTTGAAGAAGAAACAAAAAATCTGAGTAGGGAGCGTTATGATTTAATTTTCCTGGATCCACCTACATTTTCCAATAGTAAAAAAATGTTTGAGGAATGGGATGTTCAAACCAAACACCGAAATCTACTTTTACTGTTATTAACAAAGTTTTTAACTGATAACGGAGAGATTTGGTTCTCAACGAATTTCAGAAAGTTCAAAATGGAGATTGCAGATGAGGAGTGGAACCAAAGAGGTTATCAGTGTATAAATAAAACAAAAGAATCCATTCCGGCTGACTTTCGTGATGAAAAAATCCATCAGTTATTTTTGATCCAACCAGAACCTACTTCCTAA
- a CDS encoding motility protein A: protein MIHSTLLGILAAVLSVFVAILIEGASLRSFFHLPAMLLIVGGTLGATFASYSISQVTKAVRDTKFVLSRKKEKDLKLIFFRFWEKARKDGLLSLEDEAKKLDNPFLQKGIQLIVDGSDPRTIEEILWEAHEEEEKNDLKSAKVFETAAGFSPTVGIIGTVLGLVTVLENLDGGTKVLGQGIATAFIATFYGISFANLILLPISNQLKTIAKQDSNERQAIMRGILSLQSGENRRILAERIDPFVKY from the coding sequence ATGATCCATTCAACATTACTAGGAATCCTCGCAGCCGTTTTATCGGTATTTGTTGCCATTTTAATAGAAGGTGCGTCTTTACGTTCGTTCTTTCACTTACCCGCCATGTTACTGATCGTAGGCGGAACATTAGGTGCAACATTCGCATCCTACTCTATATCTCAGGTCACGAAAGCGGTAAGAGATACAAAGTTTGTTCTTTCTAGAAAAAAAGAAAAAGATTTAAAACTGATTTTCTTCCGATTTTGGGAGAAAGCAAGAAAAGATGGGCTTCTATCTTTAGAAGATGAAGCAAAAAAATTGGACAACCCCTTTTTACAAAAAGGAATTCAGTTGATTGTTGACGGATCAGATCCCAGGACCATTGAAGAAATTTTATGGGAAGCCCATGAAGAAGAAGAAAAGAATGATTTAAAATCCGCGAAGGTATTTGAAACCGCTGCTGGATTTTCGCCCACCGTAGGTATCATTGGAACTGTACTAGGCCTTGTTACGGTTTTGGAAAATTTAGATGGAGGGACCAAAGTTCTTGGACAAGGCATTGCAACAGCCTTTATTGCAACATTCTACGGAATTTCTTTTGCGAACTTAATCCTACTTCCAATTTCCAACCAACTCAAAACGATCGCCAAACAAGACAGTAACGAAAGGCAAGCAATCATGAGAGGAATTTTGTCTCTACAATCCGGTGAAAATAGAAGAATTCTTGCAGAACGAATTGATCCCTTTGTTAAATACTAA